In one window of Musa acuminata AAA Group cultivar baxijiao chromosome BXJ3-2, Cavendish_Baxijiao_AAA, whole genome shotgun sequence DNA:
- the LOC103976472 gene encoding cytochrome b561 and DOMON domain-containing protein At3g61750-like, whose translation MPSFPTPLPTIFPCKQQLIFHLLFPSFMSLPSSSFISTCNLLKSQTAIQMLRGAYLSLLLAWGAMSMTVHSQVDSCSSSFLSFLPLPFNASQLNCRPVWRNFILRYSQNRDNTLSIILSAVYTSGWVGIGFSSDGMMTGASAMVGWIDIGGRANIRQFYLRGQTSSEVMVDEGQLLETGVAPAVILYGNNIYLAFQLNVSAPMAQQLLLFALSTATPVEFYLMEHDDKASVSFDFSVGTVAEPSSYPNQLKRNHGALGILGWGVLLPVGAVVARYCRLWDPMWYYLHVIIQFVGFLAGFAGVVAGIALHRRLHSDVALHRGLGIFILVLGTLQVTAFFLRPGKGSKIRKHWNWYHHWVGSLVVFLAAINIALGIQVGEAGNSWKIGYGIILAIISIAVALLESMRWWSRLSEKTTEPPAF comes from the exons ATGCCATCATTCCCCACCCCCCTCCCCACAATCTTCCCTTGCAAGCAACAGCTCATCTTCCACCTTCTTTTCCCTTCTTTCATGTCTTTGCCGAGCTCTTCCTTCATCTCCACCTGCAATCTCCTCAAATCTCAGACTGCAATCCAAATGCTGCGTGGTGCTTATCTCTCTCTGCTCCTCGCATGGGGAGCCATGTCCATGACAGTCCATTCCCAAGTGGATAGCTGCAGCTCAAGCTTCCTTAGCTTCCTCCCTCTTCCCTTTAATGCTTCCCAGCTCAACTGTAGGCCGGTATGGAGAAACTTCATCCTCAGG TACTCTCAGAACAGAGACAACACTTTGAGCATCATCCTCTCTGCTGTATATACTTCTGGCTGGGTCGGGATCGGATTCTCAAGCGACGGAATGATGACCGGCGCAAGCGCGATGGTCGGTTGGATCGATATAGGAGGCAGAGCAAACATcag GCAATTCTATTTACGTGGCCAGACTAGTTCGGAAGTGATGGTAGATGAGGGCCAGCTACTAGAAACCGGAGTGGCACCTGCAGTTATTCTCTATGGGAACAACATCTACTTGGCCTTTCAGCTAAATGTTTCAGCTCCTATGGCTCAGCAGTTACTTCTATTCGCCTTGTCAACTGCAACTCCAGTTGAGTTCTACCTTATGGAACATGACGACAAGGCTTCGGTTTCGTTCGACTTTTCAGTAG GCACTGTAGCTGAACCTTCTTCCTACCCTAATCAGCTGAAGAGGAATCATGGAGCACTGGGCATACTTGGATGGGGAGTGCTGCTACCTGTGGGAGCAGTTGTTGCGAGATACTGTAGACTATGGGATCCAATGTGGTATTACCTTCATGTCATCATTCAATTTGTGGGGTTTCTTGCTGGGTTTGCCGGTGTTGTTGCTGGAATTGCACTTCACCGTAGACTTCATTCGGATGTCGCTTTACACAGAGGCCTTGGCATCTTTATCCTTGTGCTAGGGACTCTTCAG GTAACTGCATTTTTCCTAAGACCTGGAAAAGGCTCCAAGATCCGGAAGCATTGGAACTGGTACCATCACTGGGTTGGGAGTTTGGTCGTCTTCCTTGCTGCAATCAACATTGCTCTTGGAATTCAAGTTGGAGAAGCTGGTAACTCTTGGAAAATAGGTTATGGAATCATCCTAGCCATCATCTCGATAGCTGTTGCTCTTCTGGAATCGATGCGGTGGTGGTCAAGATTGTCTGAGAAAACAACTGAGCCACCGGCATTTTGA
- the LOC135631688 gene encoding protein REDUCED CHLOROPLAST COVERAGE 1-like isoform X1 has translation MAPKGARGKGKGEKKKKDEKVLPLAVDITVKLPDESHVVLKGISTDRIIDVRRLLCVNTSTCNFTNYSLCHEVRGARLKDSVDVTALKPCTLTLVEEDYDEERALAHVRRLLDLLCSTTCFGPSPPATPPPKDAPPAVAAAAKDGKKSGGESGSRKAPPDPQRQAQSPTSPTKDLPADLEAEMSGACPRLGAFYEFFSLANLTPPIQFIRRTTNLRQDERPSDDHIFFLEVKLCNGKLVIVEACARGFYSLGKQRVLCHNLVDLLRHLSRAFDNAYEYLMKAFMERNKFGNLPYGFRANTWLVPPVAAQSPSIFPSLPAEDETWGGNGGGWGRDGKSDMVPWANEFLSLKSMPCKTAEERQIRDRRAFLLHSLFVDVAILRAIAAVKQAMEKKHDALPVGSENILHFETVGDFSITVTKDVSDAKCKVDTKIDGSKTTGIDAKHLVERNLLKGITADENTAAHDIATLGVVNVRYCGYIAVVKVNHHEKSEEHLPLQGVDIKDHPEGGANAFNINSLRMLLHKNHTSREKSTYNSLQNSKPEELSAAQAFVEKLLSDSLVNLEEEKAECNVSMRWELGACWIQHLQDQNTGEKDKKQAGEKDKKQTGEKTKSETRVEGLGKPLKILKNHKKKPDFDEEKISTVDRKSSDETPGGMKDVKLPFEEPKVETTATEDACKLKDLLPEPAYTRLQESKTGLHMKSPQELTEMALRYYDEVALPKLVSDFGSLELSPVDGRTLTDFMHTRGLRMHSLGRVVKLSEKLSHVQSLCIHEMIVRAFKHVVRAVIAAVSDTRDLSISIAATLNLLLGLPDSGVSHSSVPVHTLVWRWLEVFLKKRYDWELSVSSYFDIRKYAILRGLCHKAGIELAPKDFDMDSAFPFDKLDIISLVPVHKQVACSSADGRQLLESSKTALDKGKLEDAVSYGTKALAKLITVCGPYHRMTAGAYSLLAVVLYHTGDFNQATTYQQKALDINERELGLDHPDTMKSYGDLAVFYYRLQHTELALKYVKRALYLLHLTCGPSHPNTAATYINVAMMEEGLGNVHVALRYLHKALKCNQRLLGPDHIQTAASYHAIAIALSLMEAYPLSVQHEQTTLQILRAKLGPDDLRTQDAAAWLEYFESKALEQQEAARNGTRKPDASIASKGHLSVSDLLDYINPIQDGKGRDADSVKKKNLGLKVKVQSSQNLIVADSHATISDRTKKVDSASNTQDDKNTIDPGVEVKHEEVVEKQPAVSQQSEGTTEHKLPSDDEDGRDINTEIEDGWQPVQKQRLGGGSSQRIKQRRTSTWKTYNYQMNDVPGETAQSKPRFSYLNNRYYVLKKRTVVPGSFSDNLNMKIQSPGTKFGRRVYRAVTYRVKSVPSSTNQEITDNYRNAAERMAPSVDGQAPYLHHDNEVLKDQKYRTGDVSEPHNHLVVGLTNSPSYKDVALAPPGTIAKVQSLKSLEDTPLKQEIYTGKHVSELRDSFVNEKHAENAAELTQISDIAQENDSPQDVVLDLGTKAEIKGEGEGVCELESPLEPLASDLELSSSGSMPIKSSFDNNILCNEVQEVEQNDSHDPNLSENTSDIVTLTLECLTTKQSKEENHEEVLCSNVHVGSSSSIHQEDLQKVDISEKTFSDDPMVKLPSSDSDIRELPAKKLSASAAPFNPSLPVVINPLPVSVGLPPSGVIPTITPWQLSATLHAAPTAVMPAVPPICTSPLHPFASSSRSPNILHPLPFIYPPYTRPQIMPNTTFAMNSNMFHGNHYPWQCNIGPNAPDFVAASVWPVCHPVDFSSFSPVLSPISESTVESTMTSDVSNGMSLTPLLSINIEEGTKTDENNEKSQVIDTGKSLDGKLSEKQEAEESQSSNTKTTELESETDFREDAQPSGEKHVHESSQKYEGEGSLGIYIKGRSRRKQTLRLPISLLKRPYGSQSFKVVYSKVVRGSDVRPANASSNIDANVS, from the exons ATGGCACCCAAGGGCGCTCGAGGCAAGGGAAAgggcgagaagaagaagaaagatgagaaaG TTCTGCCTCTGGCTGTGGACATCACAGTGAAGCTCCCCGATGAGTCTCATGTCGTCCTAAAG GGAATATCCACTGACAGGATCATCGACGTACGGCGGCTGCTGTGTGTTAACACCTCGACATGTAACTTCACCAACTACTCCTTGTGCCATGAG GTCAGAGGAGCGAGGCTGAAGGATTCTGTGGATGTTACGGCACTTAAGCCATGCACTCTTACGTTGGTCGAAG AGGACTACGACGAGGAACGAGCGTTGGCGCACGTGCGGCGCCTCCTCGACCTACTCTGCTCCACCACCTGCTTCGGCCCCTCGCCGCCGGCGACGCCGCCGCCCAAGGATGCCCCCCCGGCCGTCGCGGCGGCCGCTAAGGACGGGAAGAAGAGCGGTGGAGAGAGCGGAAGCCGCAAGGCCCCGCCGGATCCGCAACGCCAGGCGCAGTCGCCGACGTCCCCGACCAAGGATTTGCCGGCCGACCTGGAGGCGGAGATGAGCGGCGCGTGCCCTCGGCTCGGCGCCTTTTACGAGTTCTTCTCCCTCGCCAATCTCACCCCTCCCATCCAGT TCATACGGCGAACAACGAATCTCCGGCAGGACGAGCGTCCGTCCGATGATCATATCTTCTTCCTCGAA GTGAAGCTGTGTAATGGAAAGCTTGTGATCGTCGAGGCATGCGCCAGGGGATTTTACAGTCTCGGGAAGCAACGCGTGCTGTGCCACAATCTTGTTGATCTCCTGAGACATCTCAGCAGAGCATTTGATAAC GCTTACGAATATCTCATGAAAGCCTTCATGGAACGAAATAAG TTTGGAAATCTGCCATATGGATTTCGTGCAAACACATGGCTTGTGCCTCCAGTTGCTGCTCAGTCACCATCCATATTTCCTTCCCTTCCTGCTGAGGATGAAACATGGGGAGGCAATGGAGGTGGTTGGGGTAGGGATGGAAAAAGTGATATGGTGCCTTGGGCAAATGAGTTCCTTTCCCTTAAGTCCATGCCCTGTAAAACTGCAGAAGAAAGACAAATCCGTGACAGGAGAGCTTTCCTGCTTCATAGCCTGTTTGTCGATGTTGCAATATTAAGAGCCATCGCAGCTGTAAAGCAAGCTATGGAGAAAAAACATGATGCACTTCCAGTAGGGTCAGAAAACATCCTGCACTTTGAGACAGTAGGGGATTTTAGCATCACTGTCACCAAAGATGTTTCAGATGCAAAATGCAAGGTTGATACAAAGATTGATGGAAGTAAAACAACAGGAATTGATGCCAAACATCTTGTCGAGAGGAACTTGCTAAAAGGAATCACTGCAGATGAAAATACAGCAGCTCAT GATATTGCCACTTTAGGGGTTGTTAATGTGCGTTACTGTGGTTACATTGCTGTTGTGAAAGTCAACCATCATGAGAAAAGCGAAGAGCATTTACCTTTGCAAGGTGTTGATATCAAAGATCACCCTGAAGGGGGCGCAAATGCTTTTAACATCAACAG TCTGAGAATGCTTCTTCACAAAAACCATACATCAAGAGAGAAAAGTACATATAATAGTTTACAGAATTCAAAGCCTGAGGAACTCTCAGCAGCACAAGCCTTTGTGGAGAAATTATTGTCAGACAGCCTAGTGAACCTTGAGGAAGAGAAAGCTGAATGCAATGTCTCTATGAGATGGGAATTAGGAGCTTGTTGGATACAGCATTTGCAGGATCAGAATACTGGTGAGAAAGACAAGAAACAGGCTGgtgaaaaagataaaaaacaaaCCGGTGAAAAGACTAAAAGTGAGACAAGAGTCGAAGGCCTTGGGAAGCctcttaaaattcttaaaaacCACAAAAAGAAACcagattttgatgaagaaaagATTTCAACAGTTGACAGGAAATCATCTGATGAGACGCCTGGAGGAATGAAAGATGTGAAGTTGCCATTTGAGGAACCAAAGGTTGAAACCACAGCAACAGAGGATGCTTGCAagctcaaagatttgctacctgaACCTGCATATACACGGTTGCAAGAATCTAAAACTGGACTTCATATGAAG TCTCCACAGGAATTAACTGAGATGGCATTGAGATATTATGATGAGGTTGCTCTTCCGAAGTTG GTCTCAGACTTTGGTTCATTGGAACTTTCACCTGTTGATGGTCGTACTTTGACTGATTTTATGCATACTAGAGGCCTAAGAATGCATTCTCTTGGGCGAGTT GTCAAGCTTTCAGAGAAGCTGTCCCATGTACAGTCACTCTGTATTCATGAGATGATAGTAAGAGCATTTAAGCATGTCGTACGAGCTGTAATTGCTGCTGTATCTGACACCAGAGATTTGTCAATATCAATAGCTGCAACTCTTAACTTGCTCCTTGGGCTTCCTGATTCTGGTGTTTCACATTCTTCTGTCCCTGTGCATACCCTTGTCTGGAGATGGCTCGAAGTATTTTTGAAAAAACGATATGACTGGGAACTCTCAGTTTCAAGCTACTTTGATATAAGAAAGTATGCTATCCTGAGAGGACTGTGCCATAAG GCGGGAATTGAATtggcacccaaagactttgatatgGATTCAGCTTTTCCCTTTGACAAATTGGACATCATCAGCCTTGTACCTGTGCACaag CAAGTTGCATGCTCATCTGCAGATGGACGACAACTACTGGAATCTTCAAAGACGGCTCTTGATAAGGGTAAACTTGAAGATGCAGTTAGCTATGGGACAAAG GCTCTGGCAAAATTAATCACAGTCTGTGGCCCATATCATCGGATGACTGCTGGAGCCTACAGTCTTTTAGCTGTTGTTCTCTACCATACCGGAGACTTTAATCAG GCCACAACTTATCAGCAAAAGGCATTGGACATTAATGAGAGGGAGCTTGGCTTGGATCATCCAGATACAATGAAGAGCTATGGTGATCTAGCTGTATTTTACTATAGACTTCAGCATACTGAATTGGCTCTAAA GTATGTGAAGCGTGCATTATATCTTTTGCATCTTACTTGTGGGCCATCTCATCCAAACACAGCTGCTACATATATCAATGTGGCCATGATGGAGGAAGGCCTAGGAAATGTACATGTGGCACTTAGATATCTTCATAAAGCTTTGAAATGCAATCAGAGGTTACTTGGCCCAGATCACATTCAG ACTGCAGCAAGTTACCATGCCATAGCTATTGCACTCTCCTTGATGGAAGCATATCCTTTGAGTGTTCAACATGAGCAAACAACACTGCAAATACTTCGAGCAAAGCTTGGCCCTGATGACTTGCGTACTCAG GATGCTGCTGCCTGGCTTGAGTACTTTGAGTCAAAGGCTCTTGAACAGCAAGAAGCTGCTCGAAATGGTACACGTAAGCCTGATGCATCTATCGCCAGCAAAGGCCACCTAAG TGTCTCCGATCTCCTTGATTACATCAATCCCATCCAAGATGGTAAAGGAAGAGATGCTGACTCTGTGAAGAAAAAGAACTTGGGTTTAAAG GTCAAAGTGCAGTCTTCTCAGAACCTGATTGTGGCTGATTCACATGCTACAATTTCAGATAGAACGAAAAAAGTGGATAGTGCCAGCAATACCCAAGATGATAAAAACACAATTGATCCAGGTGTTGAGGTTAAACATGAAGAAGTTGTTGAAAAGCAGCCAGCAGTTTCTCAACAATCTGAGGGAACAACAGAGCATAAGCTTCCTTCTGATGATGAAGATGGAAGGGACATAAATACAGAAATAGAAGATGGTTGGCAACCTGTTCAAAAGCAAAGGTTGGGTGGAGGTTCAAGCCAGCGAATCAAGCAGCGGCGTACAAGTACTTGGAAGACCTACAATTATCAGATGAATGATGTTCCTGGTGAAACTGCTCAATCTAAGCCAAGGTTTTCTTATTTAAATAACCGCTATTATGTTCTGAAGAAAAGAACTGTAGTTCCTGGAAGCTTCAGTGATAATCTTAACATGAAAATCCAGTCACCAGGCACCAAATTTGGTCGGAGAGTATACAGAGCTGTGACTTACCGAGTCAAGTCAGTGCCTTCATCTACCAATCAGGAGATCACTGATAACTATAGGAATGCTGCTGAAAGAATGGCTCCCTCCGTAGATGGTCAGGCACCCTATTTACATCATGACAATGAGGTATTAAAGGATCAGAAGTACCGAACAGGTGATGTTTCTGAGCCGCATAATCATTTGGTTGTTGGTCTTACAAATTCTCCATCATACAAAGATGTAGCTTTAGCGCCTCCAGGAACAATTGCCAAGGTTCAGAGTCTAAAGTCCCTAGAGGATACGCCATTGAAACAAGAGATATATACTGGAAAACATGTTTCAGAATTAAGGGACTCATTTGTGAATGAGAAACATGCAGAAAATGCTGCTGAGTTGACTCAGATATCTGATATAGCCCAAGAAAATGACTCTCCCCAGGATGTGGTATTAGACTTGGGGACCAAAGCTGAAATTAAAGGAGAAGGAGAGGGGGTTTGTGAATTGGAAAGTCCACTAGAACCATTAGCTTCAGATTTAGAATTGTCATCTAGCGGTAGCATGCCCATCAAGAGTAGTTTTGACAATAATATACTTTGTAATGAGGTTCAAGAGGTTGAACAGAATGACAGTCATGATCCAAATTTGTCTGAAAATACATCTGACATAGTTACACTTACACTTGAGTGCTTAACCACTAAACAAAGCAAAGAAGAAAATCATGAGGAAGTCTTGTGTAGCAATGTTCATGTCGGTTCATCCTCCAGCATCCACCAAGAGGATCTCCAAAAGGTTGACATCTCTGAGAAAACTTTTAGTGATGATCCAATGGTAAAATTACCATCTAGTGACAGTGATATCAGAGAGCTCCCTGCTAAGAAGTTGTCTGCCTCTGCTGCACCATTTAATCCATCCCTTCCTGTAGTAATTAATCCTCTTCCTGTAAGTGTTGGCCTTCCTCCTAGTGGTGTGATTCCTACAATTACGCCTTGGCAATTGAGTGCTACTCTTCATGCTGCACCAACGGCTGTAATGCCAGCCGTGCCTCCTATTTGTACCTCACCTCTTCATCCTTTTGCATCTTCATCCAGGTCTCCCAACATCCTACATCCTTTGCCATTTATTTACCCACCATATACCCGTCCTCAAATTATGCCCAATACCACTTTTGCTATGAACAGCAACATGTTTCACGGAAACCATTATCCATGGCAATGCAACATCGGTCCAAATGCACCTGACTTTGTTGCAGCATCAGTATGGCCTGTTTGTCATCCAGTggatttttcttctttctcacCTGTGTTAAGTCCGATTTCTGAATCCACGGTGGAATCGACTATGACATCTGATGTAAGTAATGGTATGAGCTTAACCCCTCTGTTGAGCATCAATATTGAAGAAGGAACAAAAACCGACGAGAATAATGAGAAATCACAGGTTATAGACACTGGAAAATCACTGGATGGGAAATTGTCAGAGAAACAGGAAGCTGAAGAATCTCAGAGTAGTAATACAAAAACTACCGAATTGGAATCTGAGACAGATTTCAGAGAAGATGCACAGCCTAGTGGTGAAAAACATGTTCATGAAAGTAGCCAAAAGTACGAGGGTGAGGGGAGCCTTGGCATATACATCAAGGGTAGAAGTCGTCGTAAACAGACACTAAGGCTGCCTATAAGTTTGCTCAAGAGGCCATATGGATCACAGTCATTTAAAGTTGTTTATAGCAAAGTAGTAAGAGGAAGTGATGTAAGACCAGCAAATGCATCTTCCAATATAGATGCTAATGTCAGTTAG
- the LOC135631688 gene encoding protein REDUCED CHLOROPLAST COVERAGE 1-like isoform X2 yields MAPKGARGKGKGEKKKKDEKVLPLAVDITVKLPDESHVVLKGISTDRIIDVRRLLCVNTSTCNFTNYSLCHEVRGARLKDSVDVTALKPCTLTLVEEDYDEERALAHVRRLLDLLCSTTCFGPSPPATPPPKDAPPAVAAAAKDGKKSGGESGSRKAPPDPQRQAQSPTSPTKDLPADLEAEMSGACPRLGAFYEFFSLANLTPPIQFIRRTTNLRQDERPSDDHIFFLEVKLCNGKLVIVEACARGFYSLGKQRVLCHNLVDLLRHLSRAFDNAYEYLMKAFMERNKFGNLPYGFRANTWLVPPVAAQSPSIFPSLPAEDETWGGNGGGWGRDGKSDMVPWANEFLSLKSMPCKTAEERQIRDRRAFLLHSLFVDVAILRAIAAVKQAMEKKHDALPVGSENILHFETVGDFSITVTKDVSDAKCKVDTKIDGSKTTGIDAKHLVERNLLKGITADENTAAHDIATLGVVNVRYCGYIAVVKVNHHEKSEEHLPLQGVDIKDHPEGGANAFNINSLRMLLHKNHTSREKSTYNSLQNSKPEELSAAQAFVEKLLSDSLVNLEEEKAECNVSMRWELGACWIQHLQDQNTGEKDKKQAGEKDKKQTGEKTKSETRVEGLGKPLKILKNHKKKPDFDEEKISTVDRKSSDETPGGMKDVKLPFEEPKVETTATEDACKLKDLLPEPAYTRLQESKTGLHMKSPQELTEMALRYYDEVALPKLVSDFGSLELSPVDGRTLTDFMHTRGLRMHSLGRVVKLSEKLSHVQSLCIHEMIVRAFKHVVRAVIAAVSDTRDLSISIAATLNLLLGLPDSGVSHSSVPVHTLVWRWLEVFLKKRYDWELSVSSYFDIRKYAILRGLCHKAGIELAPKDFDMDSAFPFDKLDIISLVPVHKQVACSSADGRQLLESSKTALDKGKLEDAVSYGTKALAKLITVCGPYHRMTAGAYSLLAVVLYHTGDFNQATTYQQKALDINERELGLDHPDTMKSYGDLAVFYYRLQHTELALKYVKRALYLLHLTCGPSHPNTAATYINVAMMEEGLGNVHVALRYLHKALKCNQRLLGPDHIQTAASYHAIAIALSLMEAYPLSVQHEQTTLQILRAKLGPDDLRTQDAAAWLEYFESKALEQQEAARNGTRKPDASIASKGHLSVSDLLDYINPIQDGKGRDADSVKKKNLGLKVLELFSLETFNWYTFYSRTHCCTDSGQSAVFSEPDCG; encoded by the exons ATGGCACCCAAGGGCGCTCGAGGCAAGGGAAAgggcgagaagaagaagaaagatgagaaaG TTCTGCCTCTGGCTGTGGACATCACAGTGAAGCTCCCCGATGAGTCTCATGTCGTCCTAAAG GGAATATCCACTGACAGGATCATCGACGTACGGCGGCTGCTGTGTGTTAACACCTCGACATGTAACTTCACCAACTACTCCTTGTGCCATGAG GTCAGAGGAGCGAGGCTGAAGGATTCTGTGGATGTTACGGCACTTAAGCCATGCACTCTTACGTTGGTCGAAG AGGACTACGACGAGGAACGAGCGTTGGCGCACGTGCGGCGCCTCCTCGACCTACTCTGCTCCACCACCTGCTTCGGCCCCTCGCCGCCGGCGACGCCGCCGCCCAAGGATGCCCCCCCGGCCGTCGCGGCGGCCGCTAAGGACGGGAAGAAGAGCGGTGGAGAGAGCGGAAGCCGCAAGGCCCCGCCGGATCCGCAACGCCAGGCGCAGTCGCCGACGTCCCCGACCAAGGATTTGCCGGCCGACCTGGAGGCGGAGATGAGCGGCGCGTGCCCTCGGCTCGGCGCCTTTTACGAGTTCTTCTCCCTCGCCAATCTCACCCCTCCCATCCAGT TCATACGGCGAACAACGAATCTCCGGCAGGACGAGCGTCCGTCCGATGATCATATCTTCTTCCTCGAA GTGAAGCTGTGTAATGGAAAGCTTGTGATCGTCGAGGCATGCGCCAGGGGATTTTACAGTCTCGGGAAGCAACGCGTGCTGTGCCACAATCTTGTTGATCTCCTGAGACATCTCAGCAGAGCATTTGATAAC GCTTACGAATATCTCATGAAAGCCTTCATGGAACGAAATAAG TTTGGAAATCTGCCATATGGATTTCGTGCAAACACATGGCTTGTGCCTCCAGTTGCTGCTCAGTCACCATCCATATTTCCTTCCCTTCCTGCTGAGGATGAAACATGGGGAGGCAATGGAGGTGGTTGGGGTAGGGATGGAAAAAGTGATATGGTGCCTTGGGCAAATGAGTTCCTTTCCCTTAAGTCCATGCCCTGTAAAACTGCAGAAGAAAGACAAATCCGTGACAGGAGAGCTTTCCTGCTTCATAGCCTGTTTGTCGATGTTGCAATATTAAGAGCCATCGCAGCTGTAAAGCAAGCTATGGAGAAAAAACATGATGCACTTCCAGTAGGGTCAGAAAACATCCTGCACTTTGAGACAGTAGGGGATTTTAGCATCACTGTCACCAAAGATGTTTCAGATGCAAAATGCAAGGTTGATACAAAGATTGATGGAAGTAAAACAACAGGAATTGATGCCAAACATCTTGTCGAGAGGAACTTGCTAAAAGGAATCACTGCAGATGAAAATACAGCAGCTCAT GATATTGCCACTTTAGGGGTTGTTAATGTGCGTTACTGTGGTTACATTGCTGTTGTGAAAGTCAACCATCATGAGAAAAGCGAAGAGCATTTACCTTTGCAAGGTGTTGATATCAAAGATCACCCTGAAGGGGGCGCAAATGCTTTTAACATCAACAG TCTGAGAATGCTTCTTCACAAAAACCATACATCAAGAGAGAAAAGTACATATAATAGTTTACAGAATTCAAAGCCTGAGGAACTCTCAGCAGCACAAGCCTTTGTGGAGAAATTATTGTCAGACAGCCTAGTGAACCTTGAGGAAGAGAAAGCTGAATGCAATGTCTCTATGAGATGGGAATTAGGAGCTTGTTGGATACAGCATTTGCAGGATCAGAATACTGGTGAGAAAGACAAGAAACAGGCTGgtgaaaaagataaaaaacaaaCCGGTGAAAAGACTAAAAGTGAGACAAGAGTCGAAGGCCTTGGGAAGCctcttaaaattcttaaaaacCACAAAAAGAAACcagattttgatgaagaaaagATTTCAACAGTTGACAGGAAATCATCTGATGAGACGCCTGGAGGAATGAAAGATGTGAAGTTGCCATTTGAGGAACCAAAGGTTGAAACCACAGCAACAGAGGATGCTTGCAagctcaaagatttgctacctgaACCTGCATATACACGGTTGCAAGAATCTAAAACTGGACTTCATATGAAG TCTCCACAGGAATTAACTGAGATGGCATTGAGATATTATGATGAGGTTGCTCTTCCGAAGTTG GTCTCAGACTTTGGTTCATTGGAACTTTCACCTGTTGATGGTCGTACTTTGACTGATTTTATGCATACTAGAGGCCTAAGAATGCATTCTCTTGGGCGAGTT GTCAAGCTTTCAGAGAAGCTGTCCCATGTACAGTCACTCTGTATTCATGAGATGATAGTAAGAGCATTTAAGCATGTCGTACGAGCTGTAATTGCTGCTGTATCTGACACCAGAGATTTGTCAATATCAATAGCTGCAACTCTTAACTTGCTCCTTGGGCTTCCTGATTCTGGTGTTTCACATTCTTCTGTCCCTGTGCATACCCTTGTCTGGAGATGGCTCGAAGTATTTTTGAAAAAACGATATGACTGGGAACTCTCAGTTTCAAGCTACTTTGATATAAGAAAGTATGCTATCCTGAGAGGACTGTGCCATAAG GCGGGAATTGAATtggcacccaaagactttgatatgGATTCAGCTTTTCCCTTTGACAAATTGGACATCATCAGCCTTGTACCTGTGCACaag CAAGTTGCATGCTCATCTGCAGATGGACGACAACTACTGGAATCTTCAAAGACGGCTCTTGATAAGGGTAAACTTGAAGATGCAGTTAGCTATGGGACAAAG GCTCTGGCAAAATTAATCACAGTCTGTGGCCCATATCATCGGATGACTGCTGGAGCCTACAGTCTTTTAGCTGTTGTTCTCTACCATACCGGAGACTTTAATCAG GCCACAACTTATCAGCAAAAGGCATTGGACATTAATGAGAGGGAGCTTGGCTTGGATCATCCAGATACAATGAAGAGCTATGGTGATCTAGCTGTATTTTACTATAGACTTCAGCATACTGAATTGGCTCTAAA GTATGTGAAGCGTGCATTATATCTTTTGCATCTTACTTGTGGGCCATCTCATCCAAACACAGCTGCTACATATATCAATGTGGCCATGATGGAGGAAGGCCTAGGAAATGTACATGTGGCACTTAGATATCTTCATAAAGCTTTGAAATGCAATCAGAGGTTACTTGGCCCAGATCACATTCAG ACTGCAGCAAGTTACCATGCCATAGCTATTGCACTCTCCTTGATGGAAGCATATCCTTTGAGTGTTCAACATGAGCAAACAACACTGCAAATACTTCGAGCAAAGCTTGGCCCTGATGACTTGCGTACTCAG GATGCTGCTGCCTGGCTTGAGTACTTTGAGTCAAAGGCTCTTGAACAGCAAGAAGCTGCTCGAAATGGTACACGTAAGCCTGATGCATCTATCGCCAGCAAAGGCCACCTAAG TGTCTCCGATCTCCTTGATTACATCAATCCCATCCAAGATGGTAAAGGAAGAGATGCTGACTCTGTGAAGAAAAAGAACTTGGGTTTAAAG GTACTTGAACTGTTTTCATTGGAGACTTTCAATTGGTACACCTTTTATTCCAGAACTCATTGTTGTACTGATTCAGGTCAAAGTGCAGTCTTCTCAGAACCTGATTGTGGCTGA